AGCACAAGGCATTGAAGATCCATTCTTTGGCAAGAAAACTGTAGTTGCGTCGTTATCCTGACTCCATTCGACCGGCCCATGACCAAGCATTGAAATATTGGTAATCTCTCGCGGTGCATGATTCGAATTTTTGGCTAGAGCGAAAATCCTCACAACTCCGTCTTGAGATCGGGCTAGTGGCATCGCATAGAGTGTATCGCCATTCGTTGTGAATCGAATATCACCGGATGTGAAGTCACTACGATGCGTATCAGAAAATGCACCAGTCGCAACTTTTGTGGGACCCTCTCCATAGAGAGTCCAAGGACGCGTATCGTAAATCGCTTCACCATTCACTTTCAGCCAAGAGCCAATTTCGCGTAGAATATCTTGATCCTTTTGTGGGATCGTGCCGTCAGCACGCGGGCCGACATTCAACAAAAGCGCCCCATTCTTGCTCACGACATCAATTAAATCCGCCACAATGGATTCACTGGTTTTGTAGACCTGATTTTCTGTGTATCCCCAGGAGCTTTTGGAAATCGCAGTGTCGTTCTGCCAAAAGAGTGGGTAGATCTCATTCATTTGACCACGCTCAATATCAAAGACTGCCGCACGTGGACTGAGTGCATCATATTTGTAGTTCAGTGCTGCTCCGTAATTATTCGTTACACCGTCATTATAAAGATAGGCTGCAAACTTCCTCAAGTAAGGGCGAAATGCAAGATTGTTCACCCACCAGTCAAACCAAACCAGACTAGGCTGATACTTATCAACAAGCTCACAGGTAC
The Rubellicoccus peritrichatus DNA segment above includes these coding regions:
- a CDS encoding alpha-L-fucosidase — translated: MKDYSLQVERIEKAIEQGPFSDELRSLEKYSCPEWYENAKFGIFIHWGVYAVPAFNSEWYAREMYQVGSLAYEHHLKMYGAHKEFGYKDFIPDFKAEKFDASEWAGLFKAAGAKFVVPVAEHHDGFAMYQTELNRWNSMDMGPKRDVIGELANAIRAEDMVFGLSSHRAEHYWFFDHGLGYDSGIDDPDYADLYGPIMKGPSGLHRYQEAHPSKHMLEDWLVRTCELVDKYQPSLVWFDWWVNNLAFRPYLRKFAAYLYNDGVTNNYGAALNYKYDALSPRAAVFDIERGQMNEIYPLFWQNDTAISKSSWGYTENQVYKTSESIVADLIDVVSKNGALLLNVGPRADGTIPQKDQDILREIGSWLKVNGEAIYDTRPWTLYGEGPTKVATGAFSDTHRSDFTSGDIRFTTNGDTLYAMPLARSQDGVVRIFALAKNSNHAPREITNISMLGHGPVEWSQDNDATTVFLPKNGSSMPCALKIT